A single Aminobacterium mobile DSM 12262 DNA region contains:
- a CDS encoding polysaccharide deacetylase family protein, protein MKTEEPVVALTLDACGGKRGNGFDRELIEWLEKEKIPATLFVTGRWIEVNEEVFLNLASSPLFQIENHGMNHKPASVSGQSAYGIKGSCSIDELLEEVDKGAASIYNRTRRHPKLFRSGTNYYDDIALSIIKERGYSVVGYTIAGDGGASFSKKEIISVLLKARPGDIILCHMNHPESSTAEGLMSVIPLLQEKGFRFVKLQDYPLFSQENDKKEGEK, encoded by the coding sequence ATGAAAACCGAGGAGCCTGTAGTAGCGCTCACGTTAGATGCTTGCGGAGGGAAAAGAGGGAACGGATTTGACAGGGAGCTTATTGAATGGCTTGAGAAGGAAAAAATTCCCGCCACTCTCTTTGTTACAGGACGATGGATAGAGGTAAACGAAGAAGTTTTTTTAAATCTCGCTTCCTCTCCCCTCTTTCAAATAGAGAACCATGGGATGAACCACAAACCTGCTTCTGTTTCTGGCCAATCTGCATACGGAATTAAAGGGTCTTGCTCCATAGATGAATTATTGGAAGAGGTAGATAAAGGCGCTGCTTCAATTTACAACAGGACTCGGCGACATCCTAAGCTATTTCGTTCAGGAACAAATTATTACGACGATATAGCTCTTTCCATTATTAAGGAACGGGGCTACTCTGTTGTAGGATACACAATTGCCGGCGATGGCGGGGCCTCTTTTTCGAAAAAAGAAATTATCTCTGTTCTTTTAAAGGCTCGCCCTGGAGACATTATTCTTTGTCATATGAACCATCCCGAAAGCAGCACCGCTGAAGGGCTTATGAGCGTAATTCCGCTACTGCAAGAGAAAGGATTCCGTTTCGTTAAACTTCAAGACTATCCTCTTTTCTCGCAGGAAAATGATAAAAAGGAAGGAGAAAAATGA
- a CDS encoding PHP domain-containing protein, translating into MLGGITLVIDTHLHSEEFSSDSFLPIEEAIQRGQALGLNGICVTDHESMGMRAFAQELSKKHNFLVLVGLELLTYEGDLLIFGLDAVPQKKMHAIDVVDIVAQQGGIAVSAHPFRDNGRGMGNFIRSLPGLNGVESFNGSTRLTHNFRAHNLACELDLPCLGGSDAHLVNRVGRYATAFPGIVRSEEDFIGAIKTGNVYPVVYDVDRYVRV; encoded by the coding sequence ATTTTAGGAGGAATAACCCTGGTTATAGATACGCATCTTCACTCAGAAGAATTTTCTTCCGATAGCTTTCTTCCCATAGAAGAAGCCATCCAAAGAGGTCAAGCTCTTGGGCTTAATGGTATTTGTGTCACAGACCATGAAAGCATGGGAATGCGTGCTTTTGCTCAGGAACTGTCGAAAAAACATAATTTTCTTGTGTTGGTAGGTCTTGAGCTTTTAACTTACGAAGGCGATCTTCTTATTTTTGGTCTTGACGCTGTTCCTCAGAAGAAAATGCATGCTATTGATGTGGTGGATATTGTTGCCCAACAAGGAGGAATAGCTGTGAGTGCCCATCCTTTCCGGGATAATGGCAGAGGTATGGGGAATTTTATTCGCTCTCTTCCTGGACTTAATGGAGTGGAATCTTTCAACGGAAGTACTCGCCTTACTCATAATTTTAGAGCTCATAATCTTGCTTGCGAGCTGGATCTTCCTTGCCTTGGCGGTAGCGATGCTCATCTTGTCAATAGAGTAGGGCGTTATGCCACCGCTTTCCCTGGTATTGTGAGGAGTGAAGAGGATTTTATTGGTGCTATTAAAACAGGAAATGTTTATCCCGTAGTCTATGATGTAGACCGATATGTACGTGTATAG
- a CDS encoding GntR family transcriptional regulator — translation MAERSGASDRAFQKIIGLVLSHELKPGDRIYETNLAEELDMSRTPVREALSRLASTGFIEKMPKQKGYLIPTLSPDDMEQIYYMRITLEGKAARIAARIADKRMAETLTRINEEEKKRYLANEKDEYAALNEKFHMAIAKMSGNTYLYRYIQQLFWRSNLYVFFFMSFYNLAQLNKVQPGSQIRLSYEEHHKIVEAITANDPVAAEKAMQEHLVIAYNSMLNPQKSPHMSFGEFDM, via the coding sequence GTGGCTGAACGTTCAGGAGCAAGCGATCGAGCTTTCCAAAAAATCATAGGACTTGTTTTGTCTCATGAACTTAAACCTGGAGATAGAATTTATGAAACAAACCTGGCTGAAGAACTCGATATGAGCAGAACTCCCGTGAGGGAGGCTCTCTCTCGTTTAGCTTCAACAGGCTTTATTGAAAAAATGCCTAAGCAAAAAGGATATTTGATCCCTACTCTTTCTCCGGACGATATGGAACAAATTTACTACATGCGCATAACACTGGAGGGGAAAGCCGCACGAATTGCTGCGCGAATTGCTGACAAGAGAATGGCCGAAACCCTGACACGCATCAATGAAGAAGAGAAAAAGAGATATCTCGCTAACGAAAAAGATGAATATGCTGCCTTGAACGAGAAGTTCCATATGGCCATTGCTAAAATGTCAGGAAATACGTATCTGTATCGCTATATACAACAACTTTTTTGGCGTTCCAACCTCTATGTTTTCTTTTTCATGAGTTTTTATAATCTGGCCCAACTCAATAAGGTCCAGCCTGGATCCCAAATAAGGTTAAGCTACGAAGAACACCATAAAATTGTAGAAGCTATCACCGCTAACGACCCTGTTGCTGCAGAAAAGGCCATGCAAGAGCATCTTGTTATCGCCTATAACTCAATGCTTAATCCCCAAAAAAGTCCGCATATGTCCTTTGGAGAATTTGATATGTAG
- the iadA gene encoding beta-aspartyl-peptidase — protein MNGLVIRNVRVYAPNSLGYKDIFIFGGKIIKIEDHVSCNALKETGLVFRIIEGDQLLAVPGLIDQHVHFNGAGGEGGPLYRTPPTPLSLLVKAGITTAVGLLGTDGVARSLRELLMKARALEMEGITTKIFTGAYQIPSPVLTSDITSDIMLIDKVIGLKIAFSDHRSSHVSRQTLQETVSQARVGGILSGKSGVVMIHIGEGTHRLRPFLDIVETTDIPIHQFAPTHLNRSQEVLQEAVFWGREGGYVDISAGVSSRYGFISAVNPSQAVALLLKQGVAENRITMSSDGNGVMTVHNPDTGTLQPLIAPVKALFEEFTQMIREGIAIETAVRIVSTNVADHLCLFEKGRIVEGGDADLLLLSEDELSLHTVIARGEIMFEKGRVIKRGLFEEQ, from the coding sequence ATGAATGGTCTTGTAATTAGGAATGTTCGTGTCTATGCTCCAAACTCTTTGGGCTATAAGGATATTTTTATTTTCGGGGGGAAAATCATAAAGATTGAAGACCATGTTTCTTGTAATGCATTGAAAGAAACAGGCCTCGTTTTTCGCATTATAGAGGGGGACCAACTTCTAGCTGTTCCGGGGCTTATTGATCAACATGTACACTTTAATGGAGCCGGAGGAGAGGGAGGCCCTCTCTACCGAACACCGCCTACCCCTCTCTCCCTACTCGTTAAAGCGGGCATAACAACAGCTGTGGGATTGCTAGGAACGGATGGTGTTGCTCGTTCTTTGCGAGAGTTGCTCATGAAGGCCCGTGCCTTAGAGATGGAAGGTATAACCACAAAGATATTTACAGGAGCCTATCAGATCCCCAGCCCTGTTCTGACAAGTGATATTACAAGCGATATAATGCTCATCGATAAAGTAATAGGTCTTAAAATTGCCTTTTCAGATCATCGGTCTTCGCATGTGAGTCGACAAACCCTTCAAGAAACTGTATCACAGGCACGGGTAGGTGGCATCCTCTCTGGAAAATCTGGAGTTGTGATGATCCATATAGGGGAAGGAACTCATCGTCTTCGTCCATTTTTAGATATTGTAGAGACAACTGATATTCCTATTCACCAATTCGCTCCAACCCACCTCAACAGATCTCAGGAGGTTCTTCAAGAAGCTGTTTTTTGGGGAAGGGAAGGGGGATATGTGGATATAAGTGCTGGGGTTTCGAGTCGTTATGGTTTTATTTCAGCTGTAAATCCCAGCCAAGCTGTAGCATTGCTTTTGAAACAAGGAGTGGCTGAAAACCGCATTACTATGAGTTCAGATGGCAACGGAGTCATGACTGTCCATAATCCCGATACAGGTACACTACAACCACTTATCGCGCCGGTGAAGGCTTTATTTGAAGAATTTACGCAAATGATTCGCGAGGGGATAGCTATAGAAACGGCAGTTCGGATTGTATCGACGAATGTAGCTGATCATCTTTGCCTTTTCGAAAAGGGAAGAATTGTCGAAGGTGGTGACGCGGATCTTCTCCTTTTAAGTGAAGATGAACTTTCTCTTCACACAGTCATAGCTCGCGGAGAGATTATGTTTGAAAAGGGACGAGTGATAAAAAGAGGACTTTTTGAGGAACAATAA
- the iadA gene encoding beta-aspartyl-peptidase, whose protein sequence is MGLLLIKNGHVYGPTSLGRKDILIAGRSILSIDTHISEEAVRALDKNAAIIDAEGAWVTPGLMDSHIHFNGAGGEGGPHFRTPPLQLSSFIQAGITTAVAPLGTDGVSRSLRELLAKARSLENEGISTYMYSGAYRLPSVSITENVMTDIVLIDKVIGAKVALSDHRSSHPTVEELRRLISDARVGGMLAGKAGIVEAHMGAEEWGLGIIQEALAGTQIPMSQIVPTHVNRNQKLFDEALKYCEQGGVADMTTSMGSDSDSVKPCDGVRQARLRNIPLSRFTMSTDGNGSMPVFNKAGELVGMGIGEPITLFTALREILLESGVSTEEALALVTSNVADRLKLANKGRLSAGNDADLLIITPSDITLRYVVAKGVIMMREGTIIRKGTFESC, encoded by the coding sequence ATGGGGCTTTTACTGATTAAAAATGGTCATGTTTATGGGCCAACATCTCTGGGGAGAAAAGATATACTTATAGCAGGACGTTCTATTTTGTCTATAGATACTCACATTTCGGAAGAGGCGGTACGGGCATTAGATAAAAACGCTGCCATTATTGACGCTGAAGGGGCCTGGGTTACACCTGGCCTTATGGATAGCCATATCCATTTTAATGGTGCTGGAGGAGAGGGTGGTCCTCATTTTCGAACTCCGCCCCTCCAACTAAGCAGTTTTATTCAGGCCGGTATTACCACGGCAGTGGCGCCTCTTGGTACAGACGGTGTGTCTCGATCGTTAAGAGAGCTTCTTGCAAAAGCACGTTCTCTCGAAAACGAAGGGATAAGTACCTATATGTACAGCGGTGCGTATCGACTTCCATCAGTAAGCATTACCGAAAACGTTATGACAGACATTGTTCTTATCGATAAGGTTATTGGAGCCAAGGTGGCCCTTTCAGATCATCGGTCATCCCATCCCACAGTAGAAGAGTTGCGAAGATTGATTTCTGATGCGAGAGTTGGTGGTATGCTGGCTGGGAAGGCGGGGATTGTAGAAGCTCATATGGGAGCTGAAGAGTGGGGGCTTGGTATTATCCAAGAAGCTCTTGCTGGAACACAAATTCCTATGAGTCAGATTGTACCTACACATGTAAATAGAAATCAAAAGCTTTTTGACGAAGCCCTTAAATATTGCGAACAGGGTGGAGTTGCGGATATGACTACAAGTATGGGAAGTGATAGTGACTCGGTGAAGCCCTGCGATGGAGTGCGTCAGGCGCGGTTGCGAAATATCCCCCTTTCCAGGTTTACTATGAGCACAGATGGCAATGGAAGTATGCCAGTGTTTAATAAAGCAGGTGAACTTGTAGGTATGGGAATTGGCGAGCCTATAACTCTCTTTACGGCGCTGCGGGAGATTCTTCTGGAATCGGGAGTCTCTACAGAGGAAGCTCTCGCTTTAGTGACAAGTAATGTAGCCGATCGGTTGAAACTAGCCAATAAAGGACGTCTCTCTGCAGGGAATGATGCAGATCTTCTTATCATCACGCCTAGCGATATAACATTACGTTATGTAGTGGCTAAGGGAGTTATAATGATGAGAGAAGGGACGATTATTCGCAAAGGAACCTTTGAGTCCTGCTAG
- the nhaC gene encoding Na+/H+ antiporter NhaC encodes MMTVEKEHREVGLAGSIGIFSAILAIIMVGKLFFGFDTALLLMIVSMFTSFVYVFGYKFTWDELFNGGIVPMVARASGAIMILLTVGPMIAAWMISGTIPYIIYLGLQLLTPKTFLLAAFIVTCISSTVTGTSWGSAATFGVAFMGIAMGLGVSPAAAAGAIVAGSYFGDKLSPVSDTTVLAAATAEVDVIDHIRSMIWTTAPAFIISLLIYSLVGSRASGAIDMSQINEILTALQNTFTLTPIVLIPPVVLLILAYMRKPTLPVLWVAMMAAVPLAMMQGYTVPEVVKIMANGPKIATGVASVDKLLSRGGLSFMAGSVAVVFFAYIFAGQLEYSGTFSRISTALRDKFIRGNKGKLVFSISLSGIMTGLGTGNSYLSEIVPGTMYRELCDEMNVSRRVLSRTLEDSGTVVVPLIPWSAAGIYMSTVLDVPVFSYAPWAFLCYLGFLTAWFYGFTGIAIWPSDKSKARG; translated from the coding sequence ATGATGACCGTGGAAAAAGAACATCGCGAAGTTGGCTTAGCAGGTTCCATTGGAATTTTTAGCGCAATTCTTGCAATAATCATGGTAGGGAAATTGTTTTTTGGTTTCGATACGGCTCTTCTCTTAATGATTGTTTCTATGTTTACGTCCTTTGTGTATGTTTTTGGATATAAATTTACCTGGGATGAACTTTTTAATGGAGGTATTGTTCCCATGGTGGCCAGAGCTTCGGGAGCTATTATGATACTCCTCACCGTGGGGCCTATGATTGCAGCTTGGATGATTTCTGGAACAATTCCTTACATTATCTATCTTGGCCTTCAACTTCTTACTCCTAAAACTTTTCTTCTTGCCGCTTTTATCGTTACGTGTATATCTTCTACTGTAACGGGAACATCCTGGGGATCTGCTGCGACTTTTGGAGTGGCTTTTATGGGTATAGCCATGGGATTAGGAGTTTCTCCCGCAGCGGCTGCTGGTGCTATTGTGGCTGGTTCATATTTCGGTGATAAGCTGAGCCCTGTTTCTGACACCACTGTTTTGGCGGCTGCTACGGCAGAAGTAGATGTTATTGATCACATTCGCTCTATGATATGGACTACGGCTCCAGCCTTTATTATTAGCCTTTTGATCTATTCCCTTGTTGGGTCCAGAGCTTCCGGGGCTATCGATATGAGTCAGATTAACGAAATCCTGACAGCGTTACAAAATACGTTTACGCTGACACCAATCGTTCTCATTCCACCTGTCGTTCTTCTTATCCTTGCTTATATGAGGAAGCCCACTCTTCCTGTTCTTTGGGTTGCCATGATGGCTGCAGTACCTTTAGCTATGATGCAAGGGTATACAGTTCCTGAAGTTGTCAAGATAATGGCTAATGGCCCTAAAATTGCTACAGGTGTGGCCAGTGTCGATAAGTTACTGAGCCGTGGGGGACTTTCGTTCATGGCAGGGTCTGTTGCAGTTGTTTTCTTTGCTTATATTTTTGCCGGTCAACTTGAGTATTCTGGTACTTTTAGCAGGATAAGCACGGCATTGCGAGATAAGTTTATTCGTGGAAATAAGGGAAAACTTGTTTTCTCTATCTCTCTTTCAGGTATCATGACAGGTCTGGGAACGGGAAATTCGTACTTGAGTGAAATTGTTCCTGGTACTATGTATCGCGAATTGTGTGATGAGATGAATGTTTCAAGACGAGTTCTTTCCAGGACTCTTGAGGACTCTGGAACTGTGGTAGTTCCCCTCATCCCATGGTCTGCTGCCGGTATCTATATGTCCACCGTTCTTGATGTGCCGGTGTTTTCTTATGCGCCATGGGCCTTCTTATGCTACCTCGGTTTCTTAACAGCCTGGTTTTACGGCTTTACTGGTATAGCCATTTGGCCTTCAGATAAATCTAAGGCGAGAGGCTAG
- a CDS encoding sodium:solute symporter family protein yields the protein MDAVSTLIHPMPGAFYSILGFYFILMALIGYYSAKNTNTLQDFFVMSGKAGAIVSGIAYFSTQYSMSTFMGCPATCYKVGFAGLSISVPGLVFSMIIPALFVGRKLVHLGHKYKFLTMADYLADRFESDGLRVLLAVLMIIFLIPMMGAQTIGAGIILRTFTGAPEWVGIVAMGVIVILYCMSGGIRGAMLTDVVQGSLMVLTAIVTFIISVKIGGGFSSISQKLLELNPEYMSHPGVGGSYGWGNYVSMIVMWSFFSIGQPTLFTKFFAMKDYKVMFKAVILGTIGMWLAATLIEWSGVNAIVSIPLLEGKQIDFVVPLILQQGVSPFISSLLIAGIMAAGMSTIDSLLIVSTGAVTRDIYQKLFNPEATDAHILKISRYVTVIIGVIAILFGISRPATIFKLILFAFGGLGIWAAPIILGMYWKGATKAGAFASVVVGEILFVLMTLKFKSWAFGFNPLIVCWIYAMIVMVIVSKCTRPASQETLEKHFA from the coding sequence ATGGATGCTGTATCTACATTAATCCACCCAATGCCTGGTGCTTTTTATTCTATTCTTGGTTTTTATTTTATTTTAATGGCGCTCATTGGTTACTACTCTGCCAAAAACACAAATACGCTCCAAGACTTCTTTGTTATGAGTGGTAAGGCTGGAGCTATTGTAAGTGGTATTGCATACTTCTCTACTCAATACAGCATGAGTACCTTCATGGGATGCCCAGCTACTTGCTATAAGGTGGGGTTTGCAGGCCTCTCTATATCCGTCCCCGGCCTTGTTTTCAGCATGATTATCCCTGCACTCTTTGTAGGGAGGAAATTAGTCCACCTCGGCCATAAATACAAATTTCTTACTATGGCCGATTATCTTGCAGATCGTTTTGAATCTGACGGATTGCGCGTTCTCCTTGCTGTTCTTATGATCATTTTTCTTATCCCCATGATGGGTGCGCAAACTATTGGTGCCGGCATTATTCTGCGTACCTTTACTGGTGCACCTGAATGGGTAGGTATTGTAGCCATGGGAGTCATTGTCATCTTATACTGCATGAGCGGTGGAATTCGCGGCGCCATGCTCACAGACGTGGTGCAGGGGTCTCTCATGGTTCTTACAGCTATCGTAACCTTCATTATTTCAGTGAAAATAGGGGGAGGCTTCTCCTCTATTTCCCAAAAACTTCTAGAGCTAAACCCAGAGTATATGAGCCATCCTGGGGTCGGGGGATCCTATGGCTGGGGAAATTATGTTTCCATGATCGTTATGTGGAGCTTTTTCTCTATTGGCCAACCCACGTTATTCACAAAATTTTTTGCTATGAAAGATTATAAGGTCATGTTCAAAGCCGTGATTCTGGGAACAATCGGCATGTGGCTTGCCGCAACTCTTATTGAGTGGTCTGGCGTCAATGCTATTGTATCCATCCCTCTCCTGGAAGGAAAACAAATCGATTTCGTTGTTCCTCTTATTTTGCAGCAAGGTGTTTCCCCCTTCATATCTTCTCTCCTCATAGCAGGCATTATGGCTGCAGGAATGTCCACAATCGATAGCCTCCTTATCGTCTCTACTGGCGCAGTAACGAGAGATATATATCAGAAGCTTTTTAATCCTGAAGCTACCGATGCTCATATCCTTAAAATATCGCGGTACGTTACAGTCATTATTGGGGTCATCGCCATTCTTTTTGGTATATCCCGGCCAGCAACTATCTTTAAGCTCATTCTCTTCGCCTTCGGTGGATTAGGAATTTGGGCTGCGCCTATTATCTTGGGAATGTACTGGAAAGGCGCTACAAAAGCTGGCGCTTTTGCTTCAGTTGTTGTAGGAGAGATACTCTTTGTTCTTATGACTCTCAAATTCAAGTCTTGGGCTTTCGGATTTAACCCCTTAATCGTTTGCTGGATCTATGCAATGATCGTTATGGTCATCGTCAGCAAGTGTACTCGTCCAGCTTCCCAAGAAACTTTAGAGAAGCACTTCGCATAA
- a CDS encoding creatininase family protein — translation MYLASLTWKKLEESISEETIGLIPLGSVEQHGPLGPLGTDYMIPEELAKRIEAAYPDRVLLVPTMPYGVCPYHTSFPGTIDMGLEVLAEVMTRIAMGLMNAGIKKIIFLNGHGGNGPSLDKAALAVYNRGGIAAIVDWWVLAGQLNSTWAGGHGAGQETSVMMAIKPDLVHMKDFFPAEIHHLSDTLQNTHISTVFFGKGSVRVIRNVKDVTSNGAYGGTDVPEKANAPWGKEIIEGVSAYLVNFTEEFLKVSHIYRSDEA, via the coding sequence ATGTATTTAGCCTCTCTTACATGGAAAAAACTCGAGGAAAGTATTTCTGAAGAAACCATAGGACTTATTCCCTTAGGGAGCGTGGAACAGCATGGCCCTCTCGGCCCTCTCGGAACCGATTATATGATCCCTGAAGAGCTGGCAAAACGAATAGAAGCCGCATACCCAGATCGAGTGCTTCTTGTACCAACAATGCCTTACGGAGTCTGTCCCTATCACACTTCTTTCCCCGGGACTATCGATATGGGGCTCGAAGTTCTAGCAGAAGTTATGACCCGAATAGCGATGGGCCTTATGAATGCAGGTATTAAAAAAATAATTTTTCTTAATGGACATGGTGGCAATGGTCCTTCGTTAGATAAAGCGGCATTAGCTGTTTACAATCGCGGCGGTATAGCTGCAATTGTAGATTGGTGGGTCCTTGCGGGACAACTGAATTCTACGTGGGCTGGCGGACACGGAGCTGGTCAAGAGACATCAGTCATGATGGCCATTAAACCAGATTTGGTACATATGAAGGACTTTTTCCCTGCAGAAATACACCACCTCAGTGATACCCTTCAGAATACCCATATCAGCACTGTCTTTTTCGGCAAAGGTTCTGTAAGAGTTATCCGGAACGTGAAAGATGTTACATCTAATGGCGCTTATGGTGGAACGGATGTCCCTGAAAAAGCGAATGCGCCATGGGGGAAAGAAATTATTGAAGGAGTCTCCGCATACCTTGTTAATTTTACTGAAGAGTTTCTGAAAGTCTCTCATATCTATCGCTCTGATGAGGCTTAG
- a CDS encoding M28 family peptidase, translated as MLSPTEKELCASLSGPRLFDDTKTIASFNRLSGSQGEAGALDFIENQLQATGVPFQRHYFPAILSTPQEAQFSYVDAQGEKRSVPCKTWSFTPSTAPQGITAPLRLMAPQALEHHPLTFWAERDPSEHKKDLEGIIVVSRTSNPVAIMDAERRGAIAFVILWSQGDEELIHEGNVNMVWGTPEPEQTGMYTSIPVIVLSKPVSDTLASTLQKETLQGTIYTNVLQAVTNIPVLEAVISSDTESPYYLLVGSHLDSWHYGASDNATGNAIALALAETFAKLRGKKFGLRICWWSGHSNGRYAGSSAFASRNFLSLNRHCLAYSNIDMPGMRGASDFSRITVGSDLMNWVAPVIEDLTGQKGVWGAHVRGWDQSFQNIGISPYLIWSSTLPEGSPYTTSNSFMSWWWHTEKDLPQYTDSSILKQDGQIYLLALARILCASSFSYNIHALIKTITVRLDQALFKEFKKKDGANSITQELQRIQKTLRDPLPLEKQLSYIRNLNRILYAFKAPELQDWAINLDYIPGLSLALSSSPQTSRGHIIVRHFMENQLNRIILLLQQLQ; from the coding sequence ATGCTTTCCCCAACAGAAAAGGAACTATGCGCTTCTCTCTCAGGGCCTCGGCTTTTTGACGATACAAAAACTATTGCTTCTTTTAATCGACTTTCTGGAAGCCAAGGAGAAGCAGGAGCCCTAGATTTCATAGAAAATCAGCTTCAGGCAACTGGGGTTCCTTTCCAGCGTCATTATTTTCCGGCTATTTTAAGTACCCCCCAAGAGGCGCAATTTTCCTATGTTGACGCTCAGGGAGAAAAGAGGAGCGTTCCTTGTAAAACATGGAGTTTCACACCTTCCACAGCTCCTCAAGGCATTACGGCTCCATTACGGCTTATGGCCCCTCAAGCATTGGAACATCATCCCCTTACCTTTTGGGCAGAACGAGACCCTTCTGAACATAAAAAAGATCTTGAAGGAATCATAGTCGTCTCAAGAACATCGAATCCCGTAGCCATTATGGATGCCGAGCGTCGTGGAGCCATTGCTTTTGTTATTCTCTGGTCTCAAGGCGATGAGGAACTTATTCATGAAGGAAATGTAAACATGGTATGGGGTACGCCAGAGCCGGAACAGACAGGAATGTATACTTCCATTCCCGTCATTGTTCTCTCAAAACCCGTAAGTGACACTCTCGCATCGACGCTACAAAAGGAAACTCTCCAGGGAACAATATATACAAACGTTCTCCAGGCTGTAACAAACATACCCGTTCTTGAAGCTGTAATTTCCTCGGATACAGAATCTCCGTATTATCTTCTCGTTGGAAGCCATCTAGATTCTTGGCACTATGGAGCATCTGACAACGCCACCGGCAATGCGATTGCCCTAGCGTTGGCAGAAACCTTTGCGAAATTGAGAGGGAAAAAATTTGGACTTCGAATTTGTTGGTGGTCAGGTCATTCAAACGGACGTTATGCTGGATCATCCGCTTTCGCATCTCGTAACTTCCTTTCTCTTAACAGACATTGCTTAGCCTATTCAAATATCGATATGCCAGGAATGAGAGGGGCTTCAGATTTTTCTCGAATAACAGTGGGCTCTGACCTCATGAATTGGGTCGCACCTGTTATAGAGGATCTCACTGGACAAAAAGGTGTCTGGGGAGCCCATGTTCGAGGGTGGGATCAATCTTTTCAAAATATCGGCATTTCTCCATACCTTATTTGGTCCTCCACTCTCCCAGAAGGCAGTCCCTATACCACCTCCAACAGCTTCATGAGTTGGTGGTGGCATACAGAAAAAGATCTTCCCCAGTACACCGATAGCTCCATTTTGAAGCAAGATGGGCAAATTTATCTTCTCGCCCTTGCGCGAATATTATGCGCCTCGTCTTTCTCGTACAATATCCACGCTCTTATTAAGACTATTACAGTACGTCTCGACCAGGCTCTTTTCAAGGAATTTAAAAAGAAAGACGGTGCAAACTCCATAACTCAAGAACTTCAAAGAATCCAAAAGACCCTGAGAGATCCCTTGCCTCTCGAGAAGCAATTATCTTACATAAGGAATCTCAATCGAATTCTCTATGCTTTTAAAGCTCCGGAACTACAAGATTGGGCTATTAATCTTGATTACATCCCCGGCCTCTCTTTAGCCCTTTCCTCCTCTCCGCAAACTTCAAGAGGGCATATTATTGTGCGGCATTTTATGGAAAATCAACTCAACAGAATTATATTATTGCTTCAACAACTTCAATAA